A region of Chitinophaga horti DNA encodes the following proteins:
- a CDS encoding alkaline phosphatase family protein: MRKTVVIDVVGLSPSLIGKHTPFLEQYIRKNHLNTIKPMLPAVTTAVQSTYVTGKWPADHGIVGNGWYDHEDAEIKFWKQSNHLVQSEKIWDRARRLEPSFTVSKMFWWYNMYSSADYSVTPRPQYLSDGRKAPDCYAHPASLRDHLQAKLGTFPLFQFWGPGANIKSTQWIADASIETDRLYDPTLTLIYLPHLDYCLQKFGNDFDKIGKELGEIDGVCKQLVEYYESKGAKLIFLSEYGITNVKQPVHINRILREEGLIAVREERGTELLDAAASKAFAVSDHQVAHVYVNDASVCKKVRAILESVPGVDKVLDRDGKRQHHLHHGRAGDFVLVADQQSWFTYYYWLDDNRAPDFARIVDIHRKPGYDPVEMFMNPADPFVKLKAGFKLLKKKLGFRYLMNVIPLDATLIKGSHGSVDTPAQFHPILVTPESTGDSEIAATEVYNLIWKTMTGE; encoded by the coding sequence ATGAGAAAAACTGTAGTAATCGATGTTGTGGGATTATCTCCTTCTTTGATTGGCAAACACACGCCTTTCCTGGAGCAGTATATCCGGAAGAACCACCTGAATACCATTAAACCCATGTTACCGGCTGTAACCACGGCCGTTCAAAGCACTTACGTAACCGGCAAATGGCCCGCCGATCATGGTATTGTGGGCAACGGTTGGTACGATCACGAAGATGCGGAGATCAAATTCTGGAAACAATCCAATCACCTCGTACAGTCCGAAAAAATATGGGACCGCGCCCGCAGGCTCGAACCTTCGTTTACGGTCAGTAAAATGTTCTGGTGGTACAATATGTACTCCAGCGCCGATTACTCCGTTACACCGCGTCCGCAGTACCTGTCCGACGGGCGTAAGGCGCCGGATTGTTATGCGCATCCTGCGTCGTTACGTGATCATTTGCAGGCGAAGCTGGGTACCTTCCCGCTGTTCCAGTTCTGGGGCCCGGGTGCTAATATTAAATCCACCCAATGGATTGCCGATGCATCTATCGAAACCGATCGGTTATACGATCCTACCCTTACGCTGATTTACCTGCCCCATCTCGATTATTGCCTGCAGAAGTTCGGTAATGATTTCGATAAGATTGGTAAAGAGTTGGGCGAGATCGATGGCGTGTGCAAACAGCTCGTCGAATATTATGAAAGCAAAGGCGCTAAGCTGATCTTCCTGTCCGAATACGGGATTACGAACGTGAAGCAGCCTGTCCACATCAACCGCATCCTGCGCGAAGAAGGCCTCATCGCCGTTCGCGAGGAGCGTGGCACCGAACTGCTGGATGCCGCCGCCTCCAAAGCTTTTGCAGTGAGCGACCACCAGGTGGCGCATGTCTATGTGAATGATGCATCTGTCTGCAAAAAGGTAAGGGCGATCCTGGAAAGTGTGCCCGGGGTAGATAAGGTGCTCGACCGCGACGGCAAACGGCAGCACCACCTCCATCACGGCAGGGCGGGCGACTTTGTACTCGTGGCCGATCAGCAAAGCTGGTTTACTTATTATTATTGGTTAGATGATAACCGCGCACCTGATTTTGCGCGTATCGTAGATATTCACCGCAAGCCAGGATACGACCCGGTGGAGATGTTCATGAATCCGGCAGATCCTTTTGTAAAGCTGAAAGCCGGGTTCAAACTGTTGAAAAAGAAATTGGGTTTCCGTTACTTAATGAATGTAATTCCGCTGGACGCTACACTGATTAAAGGCTCCCACGGCAGTGTAGATACGCCCGCACAGTTCCATCCTATTTTAGTGACGCCCGAAAGCACGGGGGATAGTGAGATTGCCGCCACCGAGGTGTATAATTTGATCTGGAAGACGATGACGGGGGAGTAA
- the eboE gene encoding metabolite traffic protein EboE, with protein sequence MQTFHGHLTYCTNIHAGESWPDHFAQLQKYVPAVKAEVSPNRPFGIGLRLSNLASLELSKEPALEAFKVWLKEQDCYVFTMNGFPYGGFHHVKVKDMVHAPDWTSADRVQYTIRLFRILAALLPEGMEGGISTSPLSYKYWVKTEEEKANVIETATLNMLQVLEQLVRTHRSGGPLMHLDIEPEPDGMLENSKEYIDWYFQYLLATGVPFIADKFAVSEDEAVQIIKSHIQLCYDVCHFAVAYEDPLVVLERMHFYGLKTGKVQISAALKGLLGKGAQREDVISNFKMFDETTYLHQVIARRQDRRLVHYPDLPEALADADNPEVEEWRAHFHVPVFRTDFGALTSTREDIARVLARQVGKPFTQHLEIETYTWEVLHPSLKLDMDQSIAREMKWVLQQLES encoded by the coding sequence ATGCAAACGTTTCATGGACACCTCACCTATTGTACCAACATTCATGCTGGTGAAAGCTGGCCGGACCACTTTGCGCAATTGCAAAAGTATGTTCCGGCGGTAAAGGCGGAGGTGTCGCCCAATAGACCATTCGGCATAGGGCTTCGCCTGTCGAACCTGGCCAGCCTGGAGCTGTCGAAGGAGCCGGCGTTAGAGGCGTTTAAAGTGTGGCTGAAAGAACAGGATTGTTATGTGTTTACCATGAACGGCTTTCCATACGGGGGCTTTCATCATGTAAAAGTAAAAGATATGGTACACGCACCGGACTGGACAAGCGCCGACCGTGTACAGTATACCATTCGCCTCTTTCGCATACTGGCGGCATTACTGCCCGAAGGTATGGAAGGCGGCATCTCCACCAGCCCGCTCTCTTACAAGTACTGGGTTAAAACAGAAGAAGAAAAAGCAAACGTCATAGAAACCGCCACGCTCAACATGTTGCAGGTGCTGGAACAACTGGTGCGCACGCATCGTTCCGGCGGACCACTCATGCACCTTGATATTGAGCCGGAGCCGGATGGCATGCTGGAAAATTCCAAAGAGTATATCGACTGGTATTTCCAATACCTGCTGGCCACAGGCGTTCCTTTTATTGCAGATAAATTTGCGGTGTCGGAAGACGAGGCCGTACAAATTATAAAATCGCACATCCAGTTATGTTACGATGTATGTCACTTTGCGGTGGCATACGAAGATCCGTTGGTGGTGTTGGAGCGCATGCATTTTTACGGGTTAAAGACCGGTAAGGTGCAGATCAGCGCGGCGCTTAAAGGTTTGTTGGGCAAAGGCGCGCAGCGGGAAGATGTGATCAGTAACTTTAAAATGTTCGATGAAACGACTTACCTGCACCAGGTGATCGCGCGCCGGCAAGACAGGCGTTTGGTGCATTATCCCGATTTGCCGGAAGCACTGGCCGATGCGGATAATCCGGAAGTGGAAGAGTGGCGTGCGCATTTTCACGTTCCCGTTTTTCGTACCGACTTCGGCGCCCTTACCTCCACCCGTGAAGATATTGCGCGGGTACTCGCCAGGCAGGTGGGCAAACCATTTACACAACATCTCGAAATTGAAACTTATACCTGGGAAGTATTGCATCCATCATTAAAGCTGGATATGGACCAGTCCATCGCCCGCGAAATGAAATGGGTGCTGCAGCAACTCGAATCGTAA
- a CDS encoding 3-dehydroquinate synthase, with product MAYIQQSFSVKFEYRVFFTEKIFDPSNSTFADFLEAQASEGIRKKLLFIIDEGVTEKHSYLQEQITAYCQELDNFELVQDIVVVPGGEAAKNDLQLFYWLINELEKYNIDRHSYVIGIGGGSVLDLVGYVAAVSHRGVKHIRIPTTVLSQNDSGVGVKNGINYHGKKNFLGTFAPPVAVFNDAYFLTTLHERDWRSGMTEAVKVALIKDAGFFEWLESQAGKLSMGDLPAMQQLVYRCAALHMAHIGGAGDPFESGSSRPLDFGHWSAHKLEQLTDFELRHGEAVSIGIALDSVYSFLLGWLKEEELLRIINLLKQLRLPLYHPLLEVDEDNPGVVAGLEEFREHLGGQLTISLLRTIGRGEEVHVIDTALLEKAIHMLRDKW from the coding sequence ATGGCTTATATACAGCAATCATTCAGTGTTAAATTCGAGTACAGGGTATTCTTTACAGAAAAGATTTTCGATCCTTCCAACAGCACGTTCGCTGATTTCCTGGAGGCGCAGGCCTCAGAAGGTATCCGCAAGAAACTGCTTTTCATCATCGACGAGGGGGTAACGGAGAAACACAGCTACCTGCAGGAGCAGATCACAGCGTATTGCCAGGAGCTCGACAATTTCGAGCTGGTGCAGGACATTGTGGTGGTGCCGGGTGGCGAGGCCGCTAAAAATGACCTCCAGTTGTTCTACTGGCTGATCAATGAACTGGAGAAATATAACATCGACCGTCACTCTTATGTAATCGGCATCGGTGGCGGTTCTGTGCTTGACCTGGTAGGTTATGTAGCTGCCGTGTCGCACAGGGGCGTTAAACATATTCGTATACCCACCACCGTACTGTCGCAAAACGACTCCGGCGTGGGCGTAAAAAATGGCATCAACTACCATGGTAAAAAGAACTTTTTAGGCACTTTCGCACCACCGGTAGCTGTATTTAACGATGCCTATTTTCTGACTACTTTGCATGAACGCGACTGGCGTTCGGGCATGACGGAGGCGGTGAAGGTGGCGCTGATCAAAGACGCCGGCTTTTTCGAATGGCTCGAAAGCCAGGCCGGCAAACTCTCCATGGGCGATTTGCCTGCGATGCAGCAACTGGTGTACCGTTGTGCTGCACTGCACATGGCCCACATCGGCGGCGCCGGCGATCCGTTCGAAAGCGGCAGTTCACGCCCGCTGGATTTCGGTCACTGGAGCGCACATAAACTGGAACAGCTCACCGACTTTGAACTGCGCCACGGCGAAGCAGTATCCATCGGTATCGCTCTTGATTCGGTGTATTCGTTCCTGTTAGGCTGGCTGAAAGAAGAAGAGTTGCTGCGTATCATCAACCTGTTAAAACAACTCAGGCTGCCTTTATATCATCCGTTACTGGAAGTGGATGAAGATAACCCGGGTGTGGTAGCAGGCTTGGAAGAATTCCGCGAACATCTCGGCGGACAGTTGACCATCTCGCTGTTACGAACGATAGGCAGGGGAGAAGAAGTGCACGTCATCGATACAGCACTGCTTGAGAAAGCCATTCATATGCTACGTGATAAGTGGTAA
- a CDS encoding tetratricopeptide repeat-containing sensor histidine kinase, which produces MFLPVFIANFATAQSQTYRDSLRRIIQRNVQDSATVNTYYRYAESFPANRSDSAMHYLNQGKALARKINYHKGVAGYASLYIPHLHAKGEYKEALALTEEALAIYQQLKDEANLIKAYNNVGSEQQSLGNFKIAATNYLTALELAEKLKDNQMRRLLFNNLSSVFMSLEELPRSLEYANRGYELARQLNDKFSMASSLINVAAAEAQLGHYNEAFEKYHEVIALGKQLNDMTIILDGLLNLASIDSEKGRNNQALDLFYEARNITDTFQAPEHRMYALMGLSTTLHQMKRYQEADEFLEQTIALGKAINAGYELRITYKVAAENKEALNELGPALAFRKQYEALNDSLMSEDTRKHVMQQEIISQTAIKDKDIIEKKLLITQKEQQLQAKNKWLIIIGLIMTLLTVVAGIFFMKFRYRQKLHLQRLQTLRKEKEVQLLESFIQGEERERTRISKDLHDSVGGMLSAVKMHFSAIRQESAPLRESSAYGHAMGLLDEAVGEVRKTAHNLMPEMLTRYGLADALQIFCKNISHAQTLQISFYSTGNVKRFKPNFELSVYRIVQELVNNIIKHSRATSALVQLSQHGQLLTITVEDNGVGFDQQSGKNGMGLNSLQSRIRALNGSLEIEAATGQGTTAYIEFDTERLEVEITTEKQE; this is translated from the coding sequence GTGTTCCTCCCCGTTTTTATCGCCAACTTTGCCACGGCCCAGTCGCAGACCTACCGCGACAGCCTCCGGCGCATTATACAGCGTAATGTGCAGGACTCGGCAACAGTCAATACTTACTACCGCTACGCGGAAAGTTTCCCGGCCAACCGGTCGGACTCTGCGATGCATTACCTCAACCAGGGTAAAGCGCTTGCAAGGAAAATCAACTACCACAAAGGCGTGGCGGGTTATGCTTCATTGTACATTCCGCATCTGCACGCCAAAGGCGAGTATAAGGAAGCACTGGCGCTTACCGAAGAAGCCCTGGCCATTTACCAGCAACTGAAAGACGAGGCCAACCTCATCAAAGCTTACAATAACGTGGGCAGCGAGCAGCAGAGCCTCGGCAACTTTAAGATCGCCGCCACCAATTACCTTACGGCACTGGAGCTGGCCGAAAAGCTAAAAGATAACCAGATGCGCCGCCTGTTGTTCAACAACCTGTCGTCGGTGTTCATGAGCCTGGAAGAACTGCCCCGCAGCCTCGAATACGCCAACCGTGGCTACGAACTGGCGCGGCAGCTGAACGATAAATTCAGCATGGCCTCCAGCCTTATCAACGTGGCCGCTGCCGAGGCACAACTGGGACATTACAACGAGGCGTTTGAAAAGTATCATGAAGTAATTGCACTCGGCAAGCAACTGAATGATATGACCATCATCCTCGACGGATTGCTTAACCTTGCCAGCATCGATTCGGAAAAGGGCCGTAACAACCAGGCGCTCGATCTGTTTTACGAAGCGCGTAATATCACCGATACCTTCCAGGCGCCGGAGCATCGTATGTATGCGCTCATGGGCCTTTCTACCACGCTGCACCAGATGAAGCGTTACCAGGAGGCAGATGAGTTCCTCGAACAAACAATCGCATTGGGCAAGGCCATTAACGCCGGTTACGAATTGAGGATTACGTACAAGGTGGCGGCGGAAAATAAGGAAGCATTGAATGAACTTGGTCCGGCACTGGCTTTCCGCAAACAATACGAAGCGCTGAACGATTCGCTCATGAGCGAAGACACACGCAAGCACGTCATGCAGCAGGAAATCATATCGCAAACGGCCATCAAGGATAAAGACATCATCGAAAAGAAACTGCTGATCACGCAAAAAGAGCAGCAGTTGCAGGCAAAGAATAAATGGCTGATCATCATCGGCCTGATCATGACATTGCTCACCGTGGTGGCGGGCATCTTTTTCATGAAGTTCCGCTACCGGCAAAAGTTACACTTACAAAGACTGCAAACGTTGCGTAAGGAAAAGGAAGTGCAGTTGCTCGAATCGTTCATCCAGGGCGAGGAGCGCGAACGTACCCGCATCTCCAAAGACCTGCACGACAGTGTAGGCGGTATGCTTTCGGCGGTGAAGATGCACTTCTCCGCCATCCGCCAGGAGTCGGCGCCGCTGCGCGAATCGTCGGCCTACGGTCACGCTATGGGCCTGCTGGACGAAGCCGTGGGCGAAGTGCGTAAAACCGCCCACAACCTGATGCCGGAAATGTTGACCCGCTACGGCCTGGCCGATGCGCTGCAAATCTTTTGTAAGAATATCAGTCACGCACAGACGCTGCAGATCAGTTTTTACAGCACGGGAAATGTGAAGCGATTTAAACCTAACTTTGAGCTGTCGGTCTACCGGATTGTGCAGGAGCTGGTGAACAACATCATTAAACACTCCCGGGCTACCAGTGCACTGGTGCAGCTTAGCCAGCACGGGCAGCTGCTCACCATTACCGTAGAAGACAACGGCGTGGGATTTGATCAGCAATCCGGCAAAAACGGGATGGGATTAAACAGTTTGCAATCGCGCATTCGTGCGTTGAACGGCAGCCTAGAAATAGAAGCAGCAACCGGCCAGGGCACCACGGCCTATATAGAGTTCGACACCGAGAGACTGGAAGTAGAAATCACCACAGAAAAACAGGAATAG
- a CDS encoding response regulator has protein sequence MKIKIAIVDDHLLVINGLKTMLAPYQHIEIVFDTQDGNKLLDEMDVYKPDVVLLDIQMPEIDGMELCRKVHKVSPGTGIIALTNFTESHYIKQMLRNGASGYLLKNTDQPTLLKAIETVYNGEQYLDESIKSSLLNEIITGQKRTPYEIPLTRRESEILKLIAEEYTNQQIAEKLYISLRTVETHRLNLTQKLAVKNTAGLVKEAMKRGLLD, from the coding sequence ATGAAGATAAAAATAGCCATTGTGGACGACCACCTGTTGGTCATTAACGGTTTAAAAACAATGCTGGCACCTTACCAGCACATCGAAATCGTTTTCGATACCCAGGACGGCAATAAACTGCTGGACGAAATGGACGTTTATAAACCAGACGTTGTACTGCTCGACATCCAGATGCCGGAGATCGACGGGATGGAACTGTGCCGCAAAGTGCACAAAGTATCACCGGGAACGGGTATTATCGCGCTCACCAACTTTACCGAATCACATTATATCAAACAGATGCTGCGCAACGGCGCATCCGGCTACCTGCTCAAAAACACCGACCAGCCTACACTTTTGAAGGCTATTGAAACCGTGTACAACGGAGAGCAGTACCTCGACGAATCTATTAAAAGCAGCCTGCTGAACGAGATCATTACCGGTCAGAAACGTACGCCATACGAAATTCCGCTCACCCGCCGCGAAAGCGAGATCCTGAAACTTATTGCAGAAGAATATACGAACCAGCAGATCGCTGAAAAGCTATACATCAGCCTGCGTACGGTGGAAACGCACCGGTTGAACTTAACACAAAAACTGGCAGTGAAGAATACGGCAGGGCTGGTGAAGGAAGCGATGAAGAGAGGGTTGCTGGATTAA
- the eboC gene encoding UbiA-like protein EboC (EboC, a homolog the polyprenyltransferase UbiA, belongs to system of proteins involved in the trafficking of precursor metabolites to an extracytoplasmic compartment so that the biosynthesis of certain natural products, such as scytonemin, can be completed.), whose translation MSYIRNKLLGYLRLMRPANIITAVADILAGVAISGFWLVSHTFTADWLLPVLCLALATGGLYGGGVVFNDVFDAQLDSRERPERPIPSGVVSKTQAVILGIYLLMIGVLAAFTVNPTAGFIALLTALAALVYNKWGKHLDVAGPINMGICRGLNLLLGMSIAGEGVLLQYGWLALVPVLYIGAITMISRDEVHGGKTGPLKTAGLMYLVVCLVIAAVAVLQHRVWETLPFIALFCFLIYTPLLKAMKEPTGPNIGKSVKGGIIALIVMNAAWATAFAGFVPGLIILALLPVSMALGKAFAVT comes from the coding sequence GTGAGTTATATCCGAAATAAATTATTGGGCTACCTGCGCCTGATGCGCCCGGCAAATATCATTACCGCCGTGGCCGACATCCTGGCTGGTGTAGCGATATCCGGCTTCTGGCTGGTATCGCACACCTTCACCGCCGACTGGCTGCTGCCCGTGTTATGCCTGGCGCTGGCTACCGGCGGATTGTACGGTGGCGGTGTTGTATTCAACGATGTGTTCGACGCGCAACTCGATAGCAGGGAAAGGCCGGAGCGACCCATCCCCAGCGGTGTTGTGTCCAAAACGCAGGCGGTAATACTCGGTATTTACCTGTTGATGATCGGTGTGCTGGCTGCTTTTACAGTGAACCCCACTGCGGGTTTCATCGCACTGTTAACAGCATTGGCTGCGCTGGTCTACAACAAATGGGGCAAACACCTCGATGTTGCAGGCCCGATCAATATGGGCATTTGTCGTGGTCTTAATCTTTTACTGGGGATGAGCATTGCCGGGGAAGGCGTATTGCTGCAATATGGCTGGCTCGCGTTGGTGCCGGTATTATACATCGGGGCGATTACAATGATCAGTCGTGATGAGGTGCATGGTGGTAAAACCGGCCCGCTTAAAACGGCGGGGCTTATGTACCTGGTGGTGTGCCTGGTGATCGCTGCCGTAGCTGTGCTGCAACACCGCGTATGGGAAACGCTGCCTTTCATCGCACTCTTCTGCTTCCTCATTTATACGCCACTGCTAAAGGCCATGAAAGAGCCTACGGGTCCTAATATCGGTAAATCTGTCAAAGGAGGTATTATCGCATTGATTGTTATGAACGCCGCCTGGGCTACTGCGTTTGCTGGTTTTGTTCCGGGGCTGATCATACTGGCGTTGTTACCGGTGTCGATGGCGTTGGGGAAGGCGTTTGCAGTGACGTGA
- a CDS encoding TatD family hydrolase → MCCSHELTEKDLAPITANPIFLEKIKGMRFFDPHVHMTSRTTDDYQAMADAGVVAIIEPAFWLGQPRTGVDTFRDYFNSLIGWERFRSSQFGIKHYCTIGLNSKEANNERLAEQVMEILPLFIYKEGVVGVGEIGFDDQTPAEDKYYRAQLELAKEAMLPVQIHTPHRDKKKGTQRSMDIAIEHGLDPRMIIVDHNNEETVKEVLDRGFWAAFTIYPFTKMGNERMVEIVKQYGSERIMINSAADWGISDPLAVPKTAALMLERGISIKDIELVCYQNAIDAFAQSGQINVSEFDTVKEIDQNLKYNGSSVLRGGQQPRVDKNATIIR, encoded by the coding sequence ATGTGTTGCAGTCACGAACTTACTGAAAAAGACCTGGCGCCGATTACCGCCAACCCTATATTCCTGGAGAAAATCAAAGGCATGCGCTTCTTCGATCCGCATGTACACATGACCTCCCGCACAACAGACGATTACCAGGCTATGGCAGATGCCGGCGTGGTAGCGATCATTGAACCGGCGTTCTGGCTCGGACAACCGCGTACGGGCGTTGATACGTTTCGCGATTACTTCAACAGCCTGATCGGCTGGGAGCGTTTTCGTTCGTCGCAGTTTGGCATTAAACACTATTGCACCATCGGTCTTAATTCGAAGGAAGCGAATAACGAACGGCTGGCCGAACAGGTGATGGAAATTCTGCCGCTCTTTATTTACAAAGAAGGAGTAGTGGGAGTAGGGGAGATCGGCTTCGACGACCAGACGCCTGCAGAAGATAAATACTATCGCGCACAGCTGGAGTTGGCCAAAGAAGCGATGTTGCCCGTACAAATCCACACCCCGCACCGCGACAAAAAGAAAGGTACGCAGCGCAGTATGGATATTGCTATCGAGCATGGATTAGACCCACGCATGATCATCGTGGACCATAACAATGAAGAAACGGTGAAAGAGGTACTTGACCGTGGCTTTTGGGCGGCGTTTACCATCTATCCGTTTACCAAAATGGGCAACGAAAGAATGGTGGAAATCGTAAAGCAATATGGCAGTGAACGCATCATGATCAACTCGGCTGCCGATTGGGGCATCAGCGATCCGCTGGCAGTGCCTAAAACGGCAGCGTTAATGTTGGAAAGAGGCATCAGCATCAAAGATATAGAACTGGTTTGCTACCAAAACGCCATCGATGCCTTTGCACAAAGCGGGCAGATTAATGTAAGCGAATTTGATACCGTCAAAGAAATAGACCAGAACCTGAAGTATAACGGCAGCAGCGTGCTGCGTGGTGGCCAACAACCACGGGTGGATAAAAACGCAACGATTATACGGTAA
- a CDS encoding EboA domain-containing protein yields the protein MDYVYDKERMSALLYQIVAQQAGDKAELWLRQKAEVWQQSGALQQFNLTFSAIPRFIGKNQIIIDSTQEAALKAIVPGFSVQGWPADRVARAWWLLQLPVADKTAYVKQLETLFDAAEMNELAALYGALPLLAFPEEWTLRTAEGIRSNIGTVQEAIMLNNPYPALYLSEAAWNQLVMKAIFTDKQIGRIIGLDERANAALAAVLTDYAHERWAAGRTVNPMLWRLVGPFVNETSFSDIKRVWNSENTIEREAAALACAQTTYAPAIELLRERPALKAEIDADVLNWNLLSEKLN from the coding sequence ATGGACTATGTATATGATAAGGAACGTATGAGCGCGCTGCTATACCAGATCGTAGCACAACAGGCCGGTGACAAAGCGGAGTTGTGGTTGCGTCAAAAAGCAGAAGTGTGGCAGCAGAGCGGTGCGTTGCAACAGTTTAACCTAACCTTTTCGGCCATACCGAGGTTTATCGGAAAAAATCAGATCATTATAGATTCAACCCAGGAGGCAGCATTGAAGGCCATCGTTCCCGGATTTAGTGTGCAGGGATGGCCGGCAGACAGAGTGGCCCGTGCATGGTGGTTGTTACAATTGCCAGTGGCAGATAAAACAGCGTATGTGAAGCAGCTGGAAACTTTGTTCGATGCTGCGGAAATGAACGAACTGGCCGCGCTGTACGGCGCATTGCCTTTATTGGCGTTCCCGGAGGAGTGGACCCTGCGCACCGCAGAAGGCATCCGCTCCAATATCGGTACCGTGCAGGAAGCGATCATGTTGAACAATCCGTATCCTGCATTGTATTTAAGTGAGGCCGCGTGGAACCAGTTAGTGATGAAGGCGATTTTTACCGATAAGCAGATCGGGCGCATTATCGGTCTGGACGAAAGAGCAAATGCCGCACTGGCAGCAGTGTTGACCGATTACGCCCACGAACGCTGGGCCGCCGGCAGAACGGTGAACCCAATGCTCTGGCGACTGGTAGGGCCTTTTGTAAACGAAACATCGTTTAGCGATATAAAAAGAGTGTGGAACTCTGAAAACACCATCGAAAGGGAAGCAGCAGCCCTTGCATGTGCACAAACGACCTATGCGCCTGCCATCGAATTGTTGCGAGAACGTCCGGCGTTAAAAGCAGAGATAGACGCGGATGTGTTGAACTGGAACTTGCTTTCCGAAAAATTGAATTGA
- a CDS encoding transmembrane 220 family protein: MRVFNIFFTLIFILFAALQYNDPDPWLWIPIYGFGAVMCLLAALHKYYRGAYLFGIFMYLVYASYLFFTKDGVIDWATSHDAENIAQTMEATRPWIEDTREFFGLLILIIALLVNYIYAGRRRRATA, encoded by the coding sequence ATGAGAGTGTTCAACATATTTTTTACCTTAATATTTATCCTATTCGCAGCCTTACAATACAACGATCCTGACCCTTGGTTATGGATTCCTATCTATGGTTTTGGTGCGGTAATGTGTTTACTGGCTGCGTTGCACAAGTACTATCGGGGAGCATACCTTTTTGGTATATTTATGTACCTCGTTTACGCCAGTTATTTATTTTTTACAAAAGATGGGGTGATCGATTGGGCAACTTCTCATGATGCCGAAAACATCGCGCAAACCATGGAAGCGACCCGACCATGGATAGAAGACACCCGTGAATTTTTCGGGCTACTGATCCTCATTATCGCACTGCTCGTCAACTATATTTACGCCGGCCGCAGGCGGCGTGCAACTGCATAA